The Engraulis encrasicolus isolate BLACKSEA-1 chromosome 4, IST_EnEncr_1.0, whole genome shotgun sequence genome includes a window with the following:
- the LOC134447756 gene encoding cholesterol side-chain cleavage enzyme, mitochondrial-like: MARWRVCLRSQVPSLVEGATVKGTRARRCHTDSLPAIRESVYPQFPSSVRPFKELPGPWKNGLATLYNFWKQDGMKNLHNIMVNNFNNFGPIYREKIGYYDSVNIINPEDAAILFKAEGHYPQRLRVEPWVAYRDYRHREYGVLLKEGEDWRSNRVVLNKEVIAPKVQGNFVPLLEEVGQDFVARVHKKIERSGQNKWTIDLHQELFKYALESVGSVLYGERFGLLQDHIDPEAKRFIDSITTMFQTTTPMLYIPPGLLRRLGSRVWRDHMEAWDIIFNQADRCIQNIYRQLRRSRKEEAGEQDKYPGVLAQLLMLDKLSIEDIKASITELMAGGVDTTSTTLLWTLYELSRSPDLQEELRAEVLSARHSSEGDTTLMLKRVPLLKAAIKETLRLHPVAVSLQRYTTEDIVMQNYHIPAGTLVQLGLYAMGRNHRVFPHPEMYKPSRWLRSETHYFRSLGFGFGPRQCLGRRIAETEMQLFLIHMLENFRIERPNKVKVKSTFELILVPDKPIVLTLRPLSGSQ; encoded by the exons ATGGCCAGGTGGAGAGTATGTCTAAGATCACAGGTGCCCTCTCTGGTGGAAGGTGCCACAGTAAAGGGTACCAGGGCGAGGAGGTGCCACACTGACAGCTTGCCAGCCATCAGGGAGTCAGTGTACCCCCAGTTCCCCTCCTCGGTGAGACCCTTCAAGGAGCTGCCTGGCCCCTGGAAGAATGGACTGGCAACCCTGTACAACTTCTggaaacaggacggcatgaagaACCTCCACAACATCATGGTGAACAACTTCAACAACTTTGGGCCCATTTACAG AGAGAAAATCGGCTATTACGACAGTGTAAACATCATCAACCCGGAGGATGCGGCCATCTTATTTAAAGCGGAGGGCCATTATCCTCAGAGGCTTCGAGTGGAGCCCTGGGTGGCCTACCGGGATTACAGGCACCGTGAATACGGTGTTCTCCTCAA ggagggagaggactGGCGGTCCAACAGGGTGGTTCTGAATAAGGAGGTGATCGCCCCAAAGGTCCAGGGGAACTTCGTGCCGCTGCTGGAGGAAGTGGGCCAGGACTTTGTGGCCCGTGTCCACAAGAAGATCGAGAGGAGCGGCCAGAACAAGTGGACTATAGACCTGCACCAGGAGCTCTTCAAATACGCACTGGAAT CGGTGGGCTCGGTGCTGTATGGCGAGCGCTTCGGACTGCTGCAGGACCACATCGACCCCGAGGCCAAGCGCTTCATCGACTCCATCACCACCATGTTCCAGACCACCACCCCCATGCTCTACATCCCCCCCGGCCTGCTCCGACGCCTTGGCTCACGGGTATGGAGGGACCACATGGAGGCCTGGGACATCATCTTCAAccagg CGGACCGTTGTATCCAGAATATCTACAGGCAGCTGCGGAGGTCCCGTAAGGAGGAGGCTGGGGAGCAGGACAAGTACCCCGGGGTGCTGGCCCAGCTGCTCATGCTGGACAAGCTCTCCATAGAGGACATCAAGGCCAGCATCACAGAGCTCATGGCAGGCGGGGTGGACACG accTCCACTACCTTGCTGTGGACCCTCTATGAGCTCTCCCGGAGTCCAGACCTCCAGGAGGAGCTGAGGGCTGAGGTGCTGAGCGCCCGACACAGCTCAGAGGGGGACACCACACTCATGCTCAAGAGAGTGCCATTACTGAAGGCAGCCATCAAGGAGACACTgag gctGCACCCTGTGGCAGTGAGTCTGCAGCGGTATACTACTGAGGACATAGTCATGCAGAACTACCACATACCAGCTGGG ACCCTTGTTCAGTTGGGTCTGTACGCCATGGGCCGGAACCACCGTGTCTTCCCCCACCCTGAGATGTACAAGCCGTCCCGCTGGCTGCGGTCCGAGACCCACTACTTCCGCAGCCTGGGCTTTGGGTTCGGGCCGCGCCAGTGCCTGGGACGACGCATCGCAGAGACAGAGATGCAGCTCTTCCTCATTCAT ATGCTCGAGAACTTCCGCATCGAGAGGCCGAACAAAGTGAAGGTAAAGAGCACCTTTGAGCTAATCCTGGTGCCAGACAAACCCATAGTGCTGACCTTACGACCTCTCAGTGGCAGTCAGTGA